A genome region from Mycolicibacterium litorale includes the following:
- a CDS encoding shikimate 5-dehydrogenase, which yields MGRPPLNKDTRLCISLAGRPSNIGTRFHNHLYEVLGLDFLYKAFTTTDIAAAIGGVRALGIRGCSVSMPFKRDVLALVDEVEPSARVIDAVNTIVNDGGHLTASNTDYLAVQRLIDQYALDPAAPVLIRGSGGMASAVGAAFRDRGFGAGTVVARNGATGRELADRLGYEYAPEVGSPTAAVLVNVTPIGMAGGPEQGQQAFGTDAIAKAHTVFDVVATPAETPLIRAAREAGIPVITGAEVVALQAAEQFERYTGVRPTPEQVAEASAVSRAD from the coding sequence ATGGGCCGTCCGCCCCTGAACAAGGACACCCGGCTGTGCATCTCCCTGGCCGGACGCCCCAGCAACATCGGCACGCGTTTCCACAACCACCTCTATGAGGTGCTCGGGCTGGACTTCCTCTACAAGGCGTTCACCACCACCGACATCGCCGCGGCCATCGGCGGGGTGCGGGCGCTGGGCATCCGCGGATGCTCGGTGTCGATGCCGTTCAAACGGGACGTGCTCGCCCTGGTCGACGAGGTCGAACCGTCGGCGCGGGTGATCGACGCGGTCAACACGATCGTCAACGACGGCGGACACCTCACCGCCTCCAACACCGACTACCTGGCCGTGCAGCGCCTGATCGACCAGTACGCGCTCGATCCTGCCGCTCCCGTGTTGATCCGGGGCAGCGGCGGGATGGCGTCGGCCGTCGGCGCCGCGTTCCGCGATCGGGGTTTCGGTGCCGGGACGGTGGTGGCGCGCAACGGCGCAACCGGGCGCGAACTGGCCGACCGGCTCGGCTACGAGTACGCCCCCGAGGTGGGGTCACCGACGGCCGCGGTGCTCGTCAACGTCACGCCCATCGGGATGGCGGGCGGTCCGGAGCAAGGGCAACAGGCGTTCGGAACCGACGCGATCGCCAAGGCGCACACCGTATTCGACGTCGTGGCGACACCCGCCGAGACACCGCTGATCCGCGCCGCGCGAGAAGCCGGGATACCGGTGATCACCGGAGCCGAGGTCGTCGCGCTACAGGCAGCCGAACAATTCGAGCGATACACCGGCGTGCGGCCGACACCGGAGCAGGTCGCGGAGGCCTCGGCGGTATCACGCGCCGACTAG